A genomic region of Ensifer adhaerens contains the following coding sequences:
- a CDS encoding TetR/AcrR family transcriptional regulator translates to MQQETSRRSNRERSDTTRAAILDAARGLFVTRGYADTSTPDIVAAAGLTRGALYHHFEDKKALFRAVAEREAGAVAASIEQATSGDLSAREALKVGARAYFGAMREPGRIRLLLLDGPAVLGKQEMMAIDAANAQRTLEEGIAEAMAPATVSADRLSAMASLLSAAFDRAALDIADGGSTEIYAETISTLIDRMVSA, encoded by the coding sequence ATGCAACAGGAGACCTCCCGCCGCTCCAACCGTGAACGCTCCGATACGACGCGCGCCGCTATCCTGGACGCTGCTCGGGGCCTCTTCGTCACCCGCGGGTACGCCGATACCTCGACGCCGGACATCGTCGCCGCCGCCGGATTGACCCGCGGCGCGCTCTATCACCACTTCGAGGACAAGAAGGCGCTGTTCCGCGCCGTGGCGGAGCGGGAGGCTGGCGCCGTGGCGGCATCGATCGAGCAGGCGACGTCAGGCGACCTCTCGGCCCGAGAGGCACTGAAGGTCGGCGCCCGCGCCTATTTCGGCGCCATGCGTGAGCCGGGCCGGATCCGTCTGCTTTTGCTCGATGGACCGGCGGTGCTCGGCAAGCAGGAGATGATGGCGATCGATGCGGCCAATGCCCAGAGAACGCTCGAGGAAGGGATTGCCGAGGCAATGGCTCCGGCCACCGTTTCGGCCGACAGGCTGTCGGCCATGGCTTCGCTGCTTTCGGCCGCCTTCGACCGCGCGGCACTCGACATTGCCGACGGCGGCTCGACCGAGATTTATGCGGAAACGATC
- a CDS encoding VOC family protein — protein sequence MKSTSYYPVIMTADVAATAAFYIEHFRFQALFTSDWYVHLQSVEDEHVTLAVLDYRHETIPEEARAPTRGLLLNFEVEDPDRIYAQALTAGLPILKTLQDEDFGQRHFITADPNGVLIDVIKPIPPSAEFAAAYDESALPTA from the coding sequence ATGAAATCGACGAGCTACTATCCTGTCATCATGACGGCAGACGTTGCCGCCACCGCCGCCTTCTACATCGAGCACTTCCGCTTCCAAGCGCTCTTCACCAGCGACTGGTATGTGCATCTGCAGTCGGTCGAGGACGAACACGTGACGCTGGCCGTGCTCGACTATCGCCACGAGACGATCCCCGAGGAGGCGCGCGCGCCCACCCGTGGCCTTCTCCTGAATTTCGAGGTCGAGGATCCGGATCGCATCTATGCGCAAGCACTTACCGCCGGCCTGCCGATCCTGAAGACATTGCAGGACGAGGACTTCGGCCAGCGCCATTTCATCACCGCCGATCCGAACGGCGTGCTGATCGATGTCATCAAGCCGATCCCGCCAAGCGCCGAATTCGCCGCCGCTTACGATGAAAGCGCGCTTCCTACGGCTTGA
- a CDS encoding adenosine kinase: MTKYDVLTIGNAIVDIIARCDDAFLNENGIIKGAMNLIDAERAELLYSRMGPAVEASGGSAGNTAAGVASLGGRAAYFGKTASDQLGEIFAHDIRAQGVYFETKPLESVPPTARSMIFVTEDGERSMNTYLGACVELGPEDVEADVVAEAKVTYFEGYLWDPPRAKDAIRETARIAHDNGRETAITLSDSFCVHRYRDEFLELMRSGTVDIVFANRQEALALYETEDFDLALEKLSKDCKLAAVTLSEEGSVVVRGDERVRVDATPIAQVVDTTGAGDLYAAGFLHGYTTGRSLEDCSRLGNLAAGIVIGQIGPRPMVSLEKAAKQAGLA; this comes from the coding sequence ATGACAAAATACGACGTGCTGACGATCGGCAATGCCATCGTTGATATCATCGCGCGCTGCGACGATGCCTTTCTCAATGAAAACGGCATCATAAAGGGCGCCATGAACCTCATCGATGCCGAACGGGCCGAGTTGTTGTACTCGCGCATGGGTCCGGCGGTGGAGGCCTCCGGTGGCAGCGCCGGCAACACGGCAGCCGGTGTCGCCAGCCTTGGCGGCCGTGCCGCCTATTTCGGCAAGACCGCGAGTGACCAGCTCGGCGAGATCTTCGCTCACGACATCCGCGCCCAGGGCGTCTACTTCGAGACGAAGCCGCTCGAAAGCGTGCCGCCGACCGCACGCTCGATGATTTTCGTGACCGAAGACGGCGAGCGCTCGATGAACACCTATCTCGGCGCCTGTGTGGAACTTGGTCCCGAGGACGTCGAGGCCGACGTCGTCGCTGAGGCGAAGGTCACCTATTTCGAAGGCTACCTCTGGGATCCGCCGCGCGCCAAGGATGCCATCCGCGAGACCGCTCGGATCGCCCACGACAACGGCCGCGAAACCGCGATCACGCTCTCTGACAGCTTCTGCGTTCACCGCTATCGCGACGAGTTCCTTGAGCTCATGCGTTCGGGCACGGTCGATATCGTCTTCGCCAACCGGCAGGAAGCGCTGGCGCTCTACGAGACCGAGGACTTCGATCTGGCGCTGGAAAAGCTGTCGAAGGATTGCAAGCTTGCTGCCGTGACGCTGAGCGAAGAAGGCTCGGTGGTCGTGCGTGGCGACGAACGGGTTAGGGTCGACGCAACGCCGATCGCTCAGGTCGTCGATACGACCGGTGCCGGCGACCTCTATGCCGCGGGCTTCCTGCACGGCTACACGACCGGGCGCTCGCTCGAAGACTGCAGCAGGCTCGGCAATCTGGCCGCCGGCATCGTCATCGGCCAGATCGGGCCGCGGCCGATGGTCTCCCTGGAGAAGGCTGCCAAGCAGGCCGGTCTCGCCTGA
- a CDS encoding SH3 domain-containing protein, whose protein sequence is MRHIISRFSLSLIAACLGAGIMTSAAYAQAAKGASGLPLPRFVSLKSKSVNLRIGPSVDYAVAFRYMKPGVPVEIIQEYDNWRRIRDADGTEGWVNQALLSGDRTAVAAPWMRGKGEGVFVNMRRDPQGTAPITARMEPGVIVRVGECNGDWCHVETQGVEGWIAQSEIWGAYPGEAFK, encoded by the coding sequence ATGCGTCACATCATTTCCAGATTCTCGCTCTCGTTGATTGCCGCGTGCCTTGGCGCCGGGATCATGACATCGGCCGCATACGCTCAGGCCGCCAAGGGCGCCAGCGGGCTGCCGCTGCCGCGCTTCGTCAGCCTGAAGTCCAAGAGCGTCAATCTCCGCATCGGCCCGAGTGTCGATTACGCGGTCGCCTTCCGCTATATGAAGCCCGGCGTGCCGGTGGAAATCATCCAGGAATACGATAACTGGCGCCGTATCCGCGACGCCGACGGCACCGAAGGCTGGGTCAACCAGGCGCTGCTTTCCGGCGACCGTACAGCTGTCGCCGCACCGTGGATGCGCGGCAAAGGCGAAGGCGTCTTCGTCAACATGCGCCGTGACCCGCAGGGCACCGCCCCGATCACCGCCCGCATGGAGCCTGGCGTGATCGTGCGTGTCGGCGAATGCAATGGCGACTGGTGCCATGTCGAGACGCAGGGCGTAGAAGGCTGGATCGCCCAGAGCGAGATCTGGGGCGCCTATCCGGGCGAGGCCTTCAAGTAA
- a CDS encoding 2-hydroxyacid dehydrogenase, protein MTSKKKPTVYITRKLPDIVETRMRELFDAELNIDDTPRSQPELVAAVKRADVLVPTVTDRIDAALIEQAGPQLKLIASFSNGVDNIDVDAAARKGITVTNTPNVLTEDTADMAMALILAVPRRLAEGAQILTDRKGEWAGWSPTWMLGRRIAGKRIGIVGMGRIGTAVARRAKAFGLSIHYHNRHRVKAETEEMLEATYWDSLDQMLARVDIVSVNCPSTPATYHLLSARRLALMRPDSYIVNTARGGIIDETALIKSLREGKIAGAGLDVFENEPAVNPKLIKLAGEGKVVLLPHMSSATLEGRVDMGDKVVINIRTFFDGHRPPDRVLPGRD, encoded by the coding sequence ATGACAAGCAAGAAGAAGCCCACGGTCTACATCACCCGCAAATTGCCGGACATCGTCGAGACGCGGATGCGCGAACTCTTCGATGCGGAGCTCAACATCGACGACACGCCGCGCAGCCAGCCCGAACTCGTTGCTGCGGTCAAACGAGCCGACGTGCTGGTGCCCACGGTGACCGATCGCATCGACGCGGCGCTGATCGAGCAGGCCGGCCCGCAGCTGAAACTGATCGCCAGCTTTTCGAATGGCGTGGACAACATCGATGTCGACGCGGCTGCACGCAAGGGTATCACCGTCACCAACACGCCGAACGTGCTGACCGAGGACACGGCTGACATGGCGATGGCGCTGATCCTTGCGGTGCCGCGCCGGCTTGCCGAAGGTGCGCAGATCCTGACCGATCGCAAGGGCGAGTGGGCTGGCTGGTCGCCGACCTGGATGCTCGGCCGCCGCATTGCCGGCAAGCGCATCGGCATCGTCGGCATGGGCCGGATCGGCACTGCCGTCGCGCGCCGCGCCAAGGCCTTCGGCCTTTCGATCCACTATCACAACCGCCACCGGGTGAAGGCGGAAACCGAAGAGATGCTGGAGGCGACCTACTGGGACAGCCTCGACCAGATGCTTGCCCGCGTCGATATTGTCTCGGTCAACTGCCCGTCGACGCCGGCGACCTATCACCTGCTCTCGGCCCGTAGGCTGGCACTGATGCGACCGGACAGCTACATCGTCAACACCGCCCGCGGCGGCATCATCGACGAGACGGCGCTGATCAAGTCGCTGCGCGAGGGCAAGATCGCCGGCGCCGGCCTCGACGTCTTCGAGAATGAGCCGGCTGTCAATCCGAAGCTGATCAAGCTCGCTGGCGAAGGCAAGGTCGTGCTCTTGCCGCATATGAGCTCAGCGACGCTCGAAGGCCGCGTCGACATGGGCGACAAGGTGGTGATCAACATCCGCACCTTCTTCGACGGCCACCGTCCGCCGGACCGGGTGCTGCCGGGCCGCGACTGA
- a CDS encoding GNAT family N-acetyltransferase, with protein sequence MQIFRIDATFERHEELLALILYAFSYMDGLIDPPSSAHALNLESLRQKIDDEIAFGVSDGERLVGCIFCKPEADCLYIGKLAVSPQTQGKGVGRLLLAEAEATARVLSLPALRLLTRIELTGNHRAFAAWGFIQSGTMCHPGFTRPTAIEMRKTL encoded by the coding sequence CTGCAGATCTTTCGCATCGACGCAACATTCGAACGGCACGAGGAACTGCTGGCGTTGATCCTTTATGCCTTCTCCTACATGGACGGGCTGATCGATCCGCCGTCATCAGCACACGCATTGAACCTCGAATCGCTCCGCCAAAAGATCGATGACGAGATCGCCTTCGGTGTCAGCGATGGCGAACGGCTCGTCGGCTGCATCTTCTGCAAGCCTGAAGCCGATTGTCTCTACATCGGCAAGCTCGCGGTTTCCCCGCAGACACAAGGAAAGGGCGTCGGCCGGTTGCTGCTCGCCGAAGCGGAGGCGACGGCGCGCGTGCTCAGCCTGCCCGCGCTACGGCTGCTTACCCGCATCGAACTCACCGGTAACCACCGCGCCTTTGCCGCCTGGGGCTTCATCCAGAGCGGCACCATGTGTCATCCCGGATTTACCCGGCCGACAGCGATCGAGATGCGCAAGACGCTCTAG
- a CDS encoding molybdopterin-synthase adenylyltransferase MoeB, with amino-acid sequence MTVENKLDQSEISRYARHIVLPEIGGAGQQKLKAARVLVIGAGGLGAPVLSYLAAAGIGRIGIVDDDTVALSNLQRQIIHRTEDIDRAKVERAAEAIASLNPHVSVDEHRLRLNPDNAEALFRQYHLVIDGSDNFDTRYLAADTAAAVGIPLVTGAVGRFDGSLTVLMPYTAGADGRPNPSYRDLFPEPPPVGVVPSCAEAGIVGALTGVIGTLQAMEAIKVIAGFGEPLVGRLLMYDALTAQFNTIRYRHRA; translated from the coding sequence ATGACCGTTGAGAATAAGCTCGATCAATCGGAGATCTCCCGCTACGCCCGCCACATCGTACTGCCGGAGATCGGCGGTGCAGGGCAGCAGAAACTCAAGGCCGCGCGCGTGCTGGTGATTGGCGCTGGAGGCCTGGGCGCCCCTGTCCTCTCCTATCTCGCGGCGGCAGGCATCGGGCGGATCGGCATCGTTGACGACGATACGGTCGCGCTCTCCAATCTGCAGCGGCAGATTATCCACCGTACTGAGGATATCGATCGCGCCAAGGTCGAACGGGCAGCCGAGGCGATTGCATCGCTCAATCCGCATGTCAGCGTTGACGAACACCGCCTCCGCCTCAATCCCGACAATGCCGAGGCACTGTTCCGGCAATATCACCTGGTGATCGACGGCTCGGACAATTTCGACACACGCTATCTCGCAGCCGATACGGCGGCGGCAGTGGGCATCCCGCTGGTGACGGGTGCCGTCGGCCGCTTCGATGGATCGCTGACCGTGCTGATGCCCTACACCGCCGGCGCCGATGGACGGCCGAACCCGTCTTACCGAGATCTCTTCCCGGAACCGCCACCGGTCGGCGTCGTGCCCTCCTGCGCCGAGGCAGGCATTGTCGGCGCACTGACGGGCGTCATCGGTACATTGCAGGCGATGGAAGCGATCAAGGTCATCGCCGGTTTCGGCGAGCCACTCGTTGGGCGGCTATTGATGTATGACGCACTGACGGCGCAGTTCAACACCATCCGCTATCGTCACAGAGCGTAG
- the recF gene encoding DNA replication/repair protein RecF (All proteins in this family for which functions are known are DNA-binding proteins that assist the filamentation of RecA onto DNA for the initiation of recombination or recombinational repair.) — MPHKVFLNRLKLTEFRNYSALSLELDQRHVVLTGENGAGKTNLMEAVSFLSPGRGLRRAAYADVTRVGASDGFSVFADVEGMEGPVEIGTGTAGATEGQSRRLRLNGTPASAVDELTDHLRVLWLTPSMDGLFTGPSADRRRFLDRLVLSLDPEHGRRASEFDRAMRSRNRLLSEFRPDPAWLTAIEREMGGLGVSMALARQEMLGLLTALVERNVDDTVFPSAHLALSGFLDGEGHRPAYDLEEQYLAMLRDGRSRDAAAGRTLDGPHRSDLLVRHRDKDMEAARCSTGEQKALLVGLVLAHARLVGDMTGHAPILLLDEIAAHLDVNRRAALFDLVDGLGGQAFMTGTDQAMFEAVGERGRFLTVSHGSVTG, encoded by the coding sequence ATGCCACATAAGGTCTTTCTCAACCGCCTGAAGCTCACGGAGTTCCGCAATTATTCGGCGCTCTCGCTGGAGCTCGACCAGCGCCATGTGGTGCTGACGGGGGAGAACGGCGCCGGCAAGACCAACCTTATGGAGGCAGTCTCCTTCCTGTCACCCGGGCGGGGCCTCCGGCGTGCGGCCTATGCCGACGTGACGCGCGTCGGCGCTAGCGACGGGTTTTCCGTCTTTGCCGACGTCGAAGGCATGGAAGGGCCGGTCGAGATCGGCACCGGCACCGCTGGTGCGACGGAAGGACAATCCCGACGGCTGCGGCTCAACGGAACGCCGGCATCGGCCGTCGACGAATTGACGGATCACCTGCGTGTTCTCTGGCTGACGCCGTCGATGGACGGGCTCTTCACCGGCCCCTCGGCCGACCGGCGCCGGTTCCTAGACCGGCTCGTGCTTTCGCTCGATCCGGAGCATGGCCGACGCGCCAGCGAATTCGACCGGGCGATGCGCAGCCGCAACCGCCTGCTTAGCGAATTTCGCCCGGACCCGGCCTGGCTGACGGCGATCGAGCGCGAGATGGGCGGTCTCGGCGTGTCCATGGCGCTGGCGCGCCAAGAAATGCTCGGCCTATTGACCGCGCTCGTCGAACGGAACGTGGACGACACCGTCTTCCCGTCGGCGCACCTGGCGCTTTCCGGCTTTCTCGACGGTGAAGGCCATCGCCCGGCCTATGATCTCGAAGAGCAATATCTGGCGATGCTGCGCGATGGGCGCTCGCGCGACGCAGCGGCGGGCCGTACGCTCGACGGACCCCACCGGAGCGATCTGCTCGTGCGCCACCGCGACAAGGATATGGAGGCGGCGCGGTGTTCGACCGGGGAGCAGAAGGCCTTGCTCGTCGGCCTGGTGCTGGCGCATGCGCGCCTCGTCGGCGACATGACCGGCCACGCACCGATCCTGTTGCTCGACGAGATCGCCGCCCATCTCGACGTCAACCGGCGTGCGGCTCTGTTCGACCTCGTCGATGGCCTCGGCGGCCAGGCCTTCATGACCGGCACGGACCAGGCGATGTTCGAGGCAGTTGGCGAGCGCGGCCGCTTCCTGACCGTTTCGCACGGCAGCGTAACGGGATAG
- a CDS encoding DUF47 family protein yields the protein MLAWFRKLLPREDRFFDLFAKHSLTVVGAAEALDKLLAGGDDMEKQCDRIVALEDEADHITADVLLAVRRSFITPFDRGDIKDLIQSMDDAIDMMHKTVKTIRLYEQKSFDPGMREMGTIVGRAAHLIAEAVPLLDRIGVNHDRLIAIAEEVTRLEGHSDELHEQGLKDLFHRYGASNPMAYIIGSEIYGQLEKVIDRFEDVANEISGIVIENV from the coding sequence ATGCTGGCTTGGTTCCGCAAACTACTTCCCCGCGAGGATCGCTTTTTCGACCTCTTCGCAAAACACTCGCTCACCGTCGTCGGTGCCGCCGAAGCGCTCGACAAGCTGCTTGCCGGCGGCGACGACATGGAAAAACAGTGCGACCGGATCGTCGCGCTTGAAGATGAAGCCGATCACATTACCGCCGATGTGCTTCTGGCCGTCCGCCGGTCCTTCATCACGCCCTTCGACCGTGGGGACATCAAGGATCTGATCCAGTCGATGGATGATGCCATCGACATGATGCACAAGACGGTCAAGACAATCCGGCTCTACGAACAGAAGAGCTTCGACCCCGGTATGCGCGAAATGGGCACGATCGTCGGCCGTGCTGCGCATCTGATTGCCGAGGCCGTGCCGTTGCTCGACCGTATCGGCGTCAATCACGACCGCCTCATCGCCATCGCCGAGGAGGTCACCCGCCTCGAGGGACACTCCGACGAACTGCACGAGCAGGGTCTCAAGGACCTGTTCCACCGTTACGGCGCGAGCAACCCGATGGCCTATATCATCGGCAGCGAGATCTATGGCCAGCTGGAAAAGGTCATCGACCGTTTCGAGGACGTCGCCAATGAAATCAGTGGCATCGTGATCGAGAACGTCTGA